CACTTTGCATCACTTGCGGGATAAACTGGCTATAAAAACTATCCATCTCGTCCACACCATCAAGCAACATACTGACTTTTTTACCAGTTTGTCCTTTCTCAGCAAGAGCAACCGATTGACTGGCGTACTTTGATAAAAGGTGTTTACGAACGTCCCGTTTTACACGACTCGCAAGCGACACACCAATACGCTTACTGAGATAATCCGAACAGGCTCTAACGAATAGAACGAGCAATAACCAAAGCAGCAAAGGGATCATCGCCGCAAAAGGTTGATCTTTCAAAAAAACACCGTCAATGATATCTGTCATGAGAAAGGCTTGAGCAATAATAGCGAAGCCGAGAAATACAGTTAAAACAAGCAACATGTAAATGCTTTTCTTATGCATCATGACTGTTTTCTTTAAACTTTGCATAAACGATTCCGCCTTCTAGTAATGACTTGAATCGACACTCACTTTTTCCCTTTCACATAATCTGCATCAAATAAAAACAATCGCATGAGCAAAATTAACGAAGGGACGAGCAGCAACAATCCGCCGATAAAGGCGACAATGAGCGCTACAGCCATGGAAGGGTTCGTGACACTATCTTCTATATTGATATATGGATAAAGCAAATACGGATACTGTGCCATTCCATAACCGAAGAAGGCGAAGAAAAATTGTAGCATCACCGCAATAAAGGCTGTGCCATAATTCCTGCCCATATACAACAATCCGGCTGCGACTAAGAAGGAGCCTACGGACAAACCAAAGATCCACCATAGATCCAGCATATTTTCAAAATGACGCTCATTATGTTGACTTAAAGCGATCATCGTGGTTAGTGCCATAATAATCGTTGGCGTTGACCAAAACAGCGCCCACTTCCGTACTAACTGAAGGGCAGGTTGATCATTTGCTCGTGATGCGTAATACGCCAAGAAGCTTGCGCTAATATACAACACAGCGACCATCGCCAAGACGACGATGCTCCAAGATAAGGGACTCGTAAATAACGTTTTATAAAGGAGAGAAACAACGCCACCCTCTTCCGTAATAAAACCGCCCTCGGAAAGGATTAAAGCAACTGACAATGATGCGGGAATAAGCAATCCAGTCGCCCCATAGAGAAACATATACGTATTGCTTTTTTTGGACCCGTAATTTTCAAACGCATAAAACGAACCTCGGATGGCCAATAACACAATGGCAATACTCGCCGGTACGAGCAAGGCCGAGCCAAAATAATACGCTGTGGATGGGAAGAACCCAACGATGCCAACAAAAAAGAACACGAGAAATACATTGGTCACCTCCCACACAGGAGATAAATACCGAGAAATTAACTTGTTGGTGATGTGATCTTGCTTAGAGACCTTTGCAAAGTAGGCGTAAAACCCTGCTCCAAAATCAATTGATGCGACAATCAAGTACCCATATAAAAACAACCACAATACCGTGATCCCTACAATTTCGTAGCTCATGCCGATTCATCCCCTTTGCTAAGTTCAGGGTAATGTTTCTCTAGTTCCACTTCGACAGGATTGTCCTTGAACAATTTCCTTAACGTACGCACACAAAGTGTTCCGAGCACAATGTATAGTGCTAAAAACAGAAAGAACATGTGTAGAATATAAGGGGATGAAGTCGCTGCTTCTTCTACGGTCATATAGCCTCTTAAAATCCACGGCTGTCTGCCCAACTCGGCAAAGACCCACCCGAATTCAACAGCAAGCATAGCTAACGGTCCACTAGCAGCAAGCATCCAGAGCATCAATCGATTGTGGACATTAAAGCGTTTAAAGCGGCTTAAGACAAGATAGAGAAACGAAATGCCAAGCAGGAATAATCCGATCGATACCATAAGATCAAAGAAATAGTGAATGATTAATGGCGGTCGTTCGTCTTCCGGCGTCTCATTTAGCCCTGTGACCTCGCTCGAAAAATCACCATGCGCTAAAAAGCTTAGAAATCCGGGAAGGCGTATTTCACCGACTGGTTCGTTTTCTTCATTTAGCCACCCAAAAAGAATTAAGTCTGCATTTTCTTCTGTTTCAAAATGCCATTCTGCAGCAGCTAATTTCTCTGGCTGATGTTTTGCTAGATATTTTGCAGAAACATCACCCGCGACTGCCGTGAAAATAGAAAACACAAAGATTGAGATCACCGTCATCTTCAATGCTTTTTTATGATAGGCTGCTGCTCCTTTTTTGCGCAATAATGCAATGGCTGCAATCGTTGCTAAGATCGCCGCAACGGTTACATATGACCCGCCTAAGACGTGGAGAATTCTCGTTGGCGACGATGGGTTGAACATCGCTTCTAACGGGTTCACAGCGGCAAATTCACCGTTGACCATCGTAAATCCAGCAGGTGAATTCATGAACGAATTGACTGTCGTTATAAATACAGCTGACATGCCTGCGCCGATAACGACCGGAATCGATAAAAACCAGTGTGTGTATTTCCCTTTAAAGCGATCCCACGTATACAAATAGATGCCTAGAAAGATGGCCTCAAAGAAAAACGCAAACACTTCCATAAACAGCGGCAGTGCAATGACATTCCCTGCCAACTCCATAAAATTAGGCCAAACTAATGAAAGCTGAAGCCCTATAGCTGTACCGGTCACTACACCAATCGCCACTGTGATCACAAAGCCTCGCGCCCATCGCTTTGCCAATAACTCATAATGTTTGTCTTTCTTTTTTATGCCGATAAACTCTGCGATTGAAATGAATAACGGAACCCCAACACCTAACGTAGCGAAGATAATATGAAAAATTAAGGTCATTGCTGTAATTAACCTACTTAACGTAACCGTATCTAGAAACTCCATTTCGGCCTCCTCATCGTTATCTTTTAGACCTCTTCTACATACAATAATAGCATCATATCCTCTATCTATGAAAACAAGTGGTGAAGGTTTCATGACCATATTGTGAGGTTTTTGTGAAGGATTGCACAAACTTTTTGTTACAGTGCATTTTACGCAAAAAAAGACTACTTCCCTTTATGGAGATAGTCTTCATATTAATTAATCAACTTTCGCAACGCAAAAACCACCTTCGACGCTAACAGTTCTTGAGTGGAGGAAATTTGAGATAGGTCTATTAGAAGTTAGAGAAAAACACCACCTTATTTAGTAAAGTGAATCAACGCGTTCACTACCTTCACCTCCAAAAGAAATAAAGCTTTATTTTAAAGGCTAAGAAATCACGGTGAGGTACTTTCGAATCGATGATGCACTTATGCCCTTTAGGGTGAAAAGAATCACGACCGCTTCGTCAAAATACTTCGCTTTCCGCGGGCACGGCTTCAGCTTCCTCGGAAAGCAAGCTTTCCTGTGGGATCTTCAGCTCGCGCTGTTCCCGCAGGAGTCTACGTATTTTGACTACGCTGATGTTTGTTTCTGCGTAAATTGGTTTTATTTTTTATTGGTCTCATATAATGGTGAACATGGAAAATTGAGTTGTGCTGTGTTGCTTTAGTAAACAAGCCAAGTAAGCGCATCGCTTCATGCAGAATTATATCACCTGATGCCCGAAGATCATCTGCTTCACAGGATTATTGCGACGGTAGATTTTGCTGTTTTTTCAAATTCTGTGGATCTTACCCAAAAAGTTGGGGTTGACTTGAGCAACATTCGTACATTTCGCAACGATTAATGGCTTCTTTACACCTTTAAGTCTGCCTATCCTAGCAATTGAGTGTCTTCACAAATTGAATCTGATATGGAGCAAGCGATTCAGAAAGTGCAAAACGTAAGCTTCTAAAAACCAGCGGTCACTAGCGAGACTCCTGCGGCAACGAAACCACGATGAGAAGCACTTCTGAATCGATGTTGCCCTGCTCCTCTTTTCTCTCACCACTCTTTTTCTCTTAGCAGCTCGATCGCCTTTTCGGCATTAATAACACCTGCGCCTTCACTCGTCTGATCAAGGTGAAACGAATCGCAGGTGGCCAGCATGACTGTCTTTATGTCATCGGGCGTGGCATGAGGTGCTTGCTGAAATAGCAACGCAGCAATGCCCGCTACAATCGGTGTGCTCATGGATGTACCTGAGGATATAAAATGGTGTCCGCCTTGCCGATGCTTTCTTCCGAATTTGTCTTGCCAAGACCCTGGGGCGCGTAATGAAATGATATTCACTCCTGGTGCCAAGATGTCAGGTTTGACATCTCCATTCACGGTCGGTCCACGGCTCGAGAATGTCGCTACACCATCCGTAACGCTTGCGCCAACCGTCATTGCTGCGGCACTTATGCCTGGCGATGCAATGGTGCCAATGTCCGGCCCATCATTGCCTGCCGCTACAATGACCATTATGCCGGCCCTCCACGCTCGTTCCACAGCTTGAACGACAGGGTCCTCCTCTGGTACTTCAAGCGCTCGACCACCTAAAGACATGGAGAGCACACGAATGCCATAGACATTTTTATGCTGCACACACCAATCAATTCCTGAAATCACATCTGACAACGCACCGCTGCCAAAGCGATTTAATACTTTGACGACAACGAGACTCGCCTCAGGTGCCATGCCACGGTAACGACCTTCTGATGTCCCTCCCTCTGAAGCGATGCACCCAGCGCAATGTGTGCCATGGCCATTGTCATCGTAAGGGGTCAATCGATGTTTGACGAAATCTTTGAAGCCGATGATTCTTGATGTCAAATCTTCATGAGGAGACACGCCTGTATCAAGGACAGCGACAGTTACCCCTTTCCCCGTAACACCTTGTGGATATAGTTGATCAACTTTTACAGACTTCGCAGTTCGCTCCAAGAGGACGGACATATCGCGATCTAGGTAAATCTTTTTAATATAATGGCAATGAATACATAACGCTTCTATTTCTTTCATTGACAGTTTTACCGCACAGCCTGCCATCGTAGGCAAAAGTCGTTTTAATTGCTTTCTCCATCTCTTCCCTGTGTATGCCTGTAAAAGTCTTATCCCCTGATTGTAATTGGCACTGCCTTGAAATTGGACGATCACTTCCACATTTTTTCGTCGTCTTAACAACGCGTCCATCCAATGCTGAAATAAGCACGGTATCCACCGCATTGGCTGATACATGCGGACCATTCGACGCTTTAGACGCCTGTCCATAAGGTGACCATGCGTTCGCACAGCTTGAATCATTGAAAAGCCGTTCATTTCTTCCCTCCTCATCCATCTACGTTCAATGTATGAAGGAAAGAAATTGTCTGGCACGGTGGATGTCCTTCCGCGATAACCCGTTCGCAGTGAAAGGGTATTCGCATTTGACAAGGAGGACCTCAAACCCTACCATTTGAAGAAAATAAGAAGCTTAGAAAGGTGGATGCGTGAGTGATCGCTCCAATCCTATTAAAAGAGTGGCGGGGGAATGTACTAGAAAATGTCCATCACGGGCTTGTATGCGGCATTGATGCAGAAAAGCAACCAATATTCTCTGTCGGAGACACCACAACGCCTGTATTCTACCGCTCTGCCTTAAAACCGATTCAAGCCATCCCTGTGTTTGAAACCGCTGTCTTTGAGAAATACGGTATTTCAACGACAGAGGCTGCCCTTTGCACAGCCTCACAACGAGGAGAGCTCTACCACCAACATGCTCTGCAATCCCTCCTTGAGAAGCTTGGACTTGCAGAGGACCAACTTGTTTGCCATGCATCCTATCCTTTGAATGAGGCACCAAAATTCGAGCGTCTTTGGCAGCAGCAGCCTCACCGTAAGCTGCATCACAATTGCGCCGGAAAACATCTCGGGCTGTTGGCGGCGTGTCGAGCACACGGTTGGCCAGAAAAAGATTATGAACATCTCGATCACCCTGTGCAACAGCGCATTCTTGATGTCCTCTCCATATTGGCTGAGGTTCCGAAAGAGGAAATTGAGCTCGGTACAGATGGCTGTGGCGTTCCGGTATTTGCTGTACCTTTACAGCATATGGCAATATCGTATTTGAAATTTGCTGTGCCAGAGCTGATTGAAGATCAGGCGTTGCGAAAAACCGTCACTGCCATAGGTGACATTATGAATCAGCACCCAACTATTGTCGCTTCGCATAATTTCATTTGCACCGCGTTGTTAGAAGACGACAATATTGTCGCAAAAGGCGGCGCTCAAGGGGTTTACTGTTTTGCCTTACGAAAAGAGAAAATGGCCTTTGCGCTTAAAGTCCTCAGTGGAGCCGAGCATGTATGGCCATTTCTTGTGGCGAACCTGCTTGAGCAGATTCATTATGACAACAAAGATACGATTGAACGTCTGCACAAGTTACGTTCAAAAACGGTGGTAAATGACGCAGGGGTTCCGGTTGGCAAATCAACGGTTCATCTAGTAAATGAATGTAATAAAATGGAGGGTTTTCATGCTTGAAGTGATTGTGTTACTCCCTGAAGATGCAAGGCAAGCAGAAGCCGCTGGTGCGGACAGGCTGGAGCTAGTGACGGCCATGCCTGAAGGTGGTCTCACACCAAGCTATAGTGTGATTGAGGCAGTAGTTCATGCGGTCACCATCCCTGTTCGTGTCATGATCCGACCCCACAGCCGTTCCTTCACGTATACGGAGGAAGAAAAAGAACTGATGAAGCGTGACTTGTCACATGCGATTGAGTTAGGGGCAGAAGGCATTGTAATCGGTGCACTAACGCGAGAAGGTGATATTGATTCAGCGTTTATGCAGGAGGTGATAGCCATCGCTGACGGGGCTGCTATCACATTTCACCGTGCGATAGACGCCGCACGAGACCCTCTCACTGCTTACCAACAGCTTGCAGCACTAGGGGAGATTCAAACGGTGTTGACATCAGGCGGTGGTCAAACGGTGGCAGACGGACTCGATACATTAAAAGCTATGAGCGCTTGCGATGGCCCGGAGATCCTGCTTGGCAGCGGGCTGACAATAGACAATATCGCGCAAGTGCATAGCGTTTTACAAGGCCAGCATTACCACATCGGTTCAGCGGCTCGGGTTGACGGATCCTTTGCTAATGGAATAGATGCAAATGCCATTCATCGGTTTAAGGAGACAATTCGATCTTGAAGTTTTGAACAAAATAATTAATTTCAAACCAAAAATGTTCAATCAGAGAAAGCCTTGATTGAACGTTTTTTGATTGATTTTTAACAATGCCACTTAATCGCCTTTTACAAATCGATATCCGACACCCCATACTGTTTCGATATATTTTGGATTGGAGGGGGATGGTTCTAATTTCTCCCTTATCTTCCGAATATGGACCGTCACAGTTGTAAGATCCCCCATTGAATCAAAACCCCAAATACGTTCGAATAAATGTTCCTTGCTAAACACTATATTAGGATTCATTGCCAAAAATACTAAAAGGTCAAATTCCTTTGCGGTGAACGTTCTTTCCTCGTCATTTAAAAAAACTCGCCTGGCGTTTTGATCAATAGATAATTCTCCGACATGAATTATATCAGATTCCTTTTTACGGTGAACTAATCGTTCATATCTTGATAAATGGGCTTTAACTCTTGCAACCAACTCATTAGGATTAAATGGTTTTACAATATAATCATCTGCTCCGCGATCGAACCCCCTTATTTTATCTATATCCTCCTTTCTAGCTGTTATCATTAATATTGGAATATCTAATGTCCTTCTTAATTGTTTGCACAAATCAAATCCATTAATGCCGGGGAGCATTACGTCCAATAAAATCAGATCATATGCGTTTGTTTGTGCCTTTTTCAGTCCCTCTTCACCCGTCGAAGCAATATCACTAGCAAATCCGTTTACTTCTAGGTAGTCCCTTTCTAACTCTGCAATACTTAATTCGTCTTCAATAATCAAGATTCTTTGCAATTTAACACCTTCTTTAGTGTGAAATTAATACTTGTCCCTTCGCCTAGTTGACTATGTGCCCAAATGGTTCCTCCATGTCCATTAACAATTTTCTTTGCTATTGATAAGCCAAGCCCACTTCCGCCAGTCTCCGAGTTTCGTGATGAATCTGTCCGATAAAAGCTCGTAAAAATAAACGGCAGATCCTCTTTGGATATCCCACTTCCATTGTCTTTTATCTTCACAAAGACCTGATCCAGATCGGATTTTAAACGAACCTGAAGGTGTTGACTTTCTTTATCCATATATTTAAAGCTGTTTTGAACAATATTTGTTACCACTCGCTTTATTTGTTCACGATCAGCCTTCACAATATAAGATTCTTCCTCATTGGCAAAAAGATTTGCAGACCCTTGATCCATTTGAATATCAAATCTTAATTCGTCAATAAAATCATTGAAGAATGAATAAAGATCCATATCCTCAAATTTGAATGGGATACGCTCCAGATCTAACTTTGAGTATAAGAAAAATTCATCAAGTAATACATCCATGTCATTTGCCTTATGATCGATCGTTCGAATGTATCGTTCGACTTTTTCAGGAGTATTTGCCACCCCATCTTGAATACCTTTTACATACCCTTTGATCGATGTTAATGGTGTTTTCAAATCATGGGAGATACTAGCAATTAGCTCCTTGCGACTTTTTTCATATCGTAACTGATCTGCTTGCGCTTCTTTCAAATCCAAACGCATTTTTTCAAATGTATTAGAAAGTTCACCGAGTTCATCCTTTTTATCCGATGCAACACTAAAATCCAAATCTCCTTCACTGATTTTTTTAGTTGCATTCATTAATTTCTTTATGGGATTGATAATACTTTTTGATACAAAATAGGTGAGTAGCCCATTTGTTATGATTAAAATAAGTAACATCCCTATAAAGCGAAGGCTGATAAATAAATCAAGATTTTCACTCTGCGGATTGCCCTTGAAAACAACAAATAATAAATATCCAATAAAAATCTCAAAGATAACGATGGAAACGACAGGAATAATAATCATCCCTATATTTGATAAAACTAATCTTTTCTTGATTGACAACGCTACCACCTGCTTAAGTGATCAATTATTATAGTTCTTAAAAATCATTTTTCCGAAACATACCGATTGAGTTCACTAATTATAAAATCGCCATATATTCGTCGACATTATACTATAAAGAGACTGCCGGTTTAACGACAGTCTTTGTCTAATAAACCTATATGGTATTAGAATATGCTCCTGCTTATTTTTCAGTGGACCTTTCTCCAATTGTCATTTTATAACGATAGAATCTCATCCACCCGATAAATGCAAGTATTGCCGTTGTAACTGATGTGACTACTCTAACCCAATTTCCTGTAATAAATTCATTAGCAACTTGCTGCAAATAGACTGTGGAATGAACAGCCGCCCCTTCTTCAAACAATATGATATTCCTTGGCCAGGCATAAATGACGGAAAAAATGAAGTTACCTAAAATAAAGACGATAAGGCTACCTAATATCCAACCTCGGATGTTTTTTAATTTCCATGTAAAGATTAAAGTAACAATCCCGGCACCTATGACTGACATGCCTATTATCGGAAAGTAGGTCCCCGGACTTGTCACTTGCAAAAACTCCGAAGTCACTTCGACTGAGTGTGGAACATCGTGAAATACATTAGGGTACAGAAGTATGTTTTCAATGATAAATCCTCCAAGGAATATGATCTGTAGCCATGCATAAATCAAAACAATCACGCTCGTAAAATTAGAAAGTACATTTTTCATAAACACCCTCATCCATTTCCTTTTCACCTTTTCATGGGGTCGTTCCTATGAAAACAACCCCAGGCACTTATTTTGTTTTTATCTTTAGCAGGACACTTGCGATGAATCCTGTGATAAGCCCCCATATCGCATTTGTCACCAAGACACTAACAATTGCATACGGACTTGTTAAAGGTCCTTGCAATTGACCCGTTAGAATCGGTGATAAAATACCACTAATAATAATTACTAAAATTCCATAATTAATCCCGACAAAAACTAATGTGACGATTGGTTTAGATGCTCGTTTCATATAAACTGCCGCTATCCAAACAATCGAAATTATGATTGTCGCCGTTATACTTGCGACTGGTTTCCCAACGGCCTCTGATATTCCCAAAATGCTCATA
This portion of the Aureibacillus halotolerans genome encodes:
- a CDS encoding cytochrome d ubiquinol oxidase subunit II; translated protein: MSYEIVGITVLWLFLYGYLIVASIDFGAGFYAYFAKVSKQDHITNKLISRYLSPVWEVTNVFLVFFFVGIVGFFPSTAYYFGSALLVPASIAIVLLAIRGSFYAFENYGSKKSNTYMFLYGATGLLIPASLSVALILSEGGFITEEGGVVSLLYKTLFTSPLSWSIVVLAMVAVLYISASFLAYYASRANDQPALQLVRKWALFWSTPTIIMALTTMIALSQHNERHFENMLDLWWIFGLSVGSFLVAAGLLYMGRNYGTAFIAVMLQFFFAFFGYGMAQYPYLLYPYINIEDSVTNPSMAVALIVAFIGGLLLLVPSLILLMRLFLFDADYVKGKK
- a CDS encoding cytochrome ubiquinol oxidase subunit I, whose product is MEFLDTVTLSRLITAMTLIFHIIFATLGVGVPLFISIAEFIGIKKKDKHYELLAKRWARGFVITVAIGVVTGTAIGLQLSLVWPNFMELAGNVIALPLFMEVFAFFFEAIFLGIYLYTWDRFKGKYTHWFLSIPVVIGAGMSAVFITTVNSFMNSPAGFTMVNGEFAAVNPLEAMFNPSSPTRILHVLGGSYVTVAAILATIAAIALLRKKGAAAYHKKALKMTVISIFVFSIFTAVAGDVSAKYLAKHQPEKLAAAEWHFETEENADLILFGWLNEENEPVGEIRLPGFLSFLAHGDFSSEVTGLNETPEDERPPLIIHYFFDLMVSIGLFLLGISFLYLVLSRFKRFNVHNRLMLWMLAASGPLAMLAVEFGWVFAELGRQPWILRGYMTVEEAATSSPYILHMFFLFLALYIVLGTLCVRTLRKLFKDNPVEVELEKHYPELSKGDESA
- a CDS encoding S8 family peptidase, yielding MNGFSMIQAVRTHGHLMDRRLKRRMVRMYQPMRWIPCLFQHWMDALLRRRKNVEVIVQFQGSANYNQGIRLLQAYTGKRWRKQLKRLLPTMAGCAVKLSMKEIEALCIHCHYIKKIYLDRDMSVLLERTAKSVKVDQLYPQGVTGKGVTVAVLDTGVSPHEDLTSRIIGFKDFVKHRLTPYDDNGHGTHCAGCIASEGGTSEGRYRGMAPEASLVVVKVLNRFGSGALSDVISGIDWCVQHKNVYGIRVLSMSLGGRALEVPEEDPVVQAVERAWRAGIMVIVAAGNDGPDIGTIASPGISAAAMTVGASVTDGVATFSSRGPTVNGDVKPDILAPGVNIISLRAPGSWQDKFGRKHRQGGHHFISSGTSMSTPIVAGIAALLFQQAPHATPDDIKTVMLATCDSFHLDQTSEGAGVINAEKAIELLREKEW
- a CDS encoding asparaginase; translated protein: MIAPILLKEWRGNVLENVHHGLVCGIDAEKQPIFSVGDTTTPVFYRSALKPIQAIPVFETAVFEKYGISTTEAALCTASQRGELYHQHALQSLLEKLGLAEDQLVCHASYPLNEAPKFERLWQQQPHRKLHHNCAGKHLGLLAACRAHGWPEKDYEHLDHPVQQRILDVLSILAEVPKEEIELGTDGCGVPVFAVPLQHMAISYLKFAVPELIEDQALRKTVTAIGDIMNQHPTIVASHNFICTALLEDDNIVAKGGAQGVYCFALRKEKMAFALKVLSGAEHVWPFLVANLLEQIHYDNKDTIERLHKLRSKTVVNDAGVPVGKSTVHLVNECNKMEGFHA
- a CDS encoding copper homeostasis protein CutC, with the protein product MLEVIVLLPEDARQAEAAGADRLELVTAMPEGGLTPSYSVIEAVVHAVTIPVRVMIRPHSRSFTYTEEEKELMKRDLSHAIELGAEGIVIGALTREGDIDSAFMQEVIAIADGAAITFHRAIDAARDPLTAYQQLAALGEIQTVLTSGGGQTVADGLDTLKAMSACDGPEILLGSGLTIDNIAQVHSVLQGQHYHIGSAARVDGSFANGIDANAIHRFKETIRS
- a CDS encoding response regulator transcription factor — protein: MQRILIIEDELSIAELERDYLEVNGFASDIASTGEEGLKKAQTNAYDLILLDVMLPGINGFDLCKQLRRTLDIPILMITARKEDIDKIRGFDRGADDYIVKPFNPNELVARVKAHLSRYERLVHRKKESDIIHVGELSIDQNARRVFLNDEERTFTAKEFDLLVFLAMNPNIVFSKEHLFERIWGFDSMGDLTTVTVHIRKIREKLEPSPSNPKYIETVWGVGYRFVKGD
- a CDS encoding sensor histidine kinase — encoded protein: MSIKKRLVLSNIGMIIIPVVSIVIFEIFIGYLLFVVFKGNPQSENLDLFISLRFIGMLLILIITNGLLTYFVSKSIINPIKKLMNATKKISEGDLDFSVASDKKDELGELSNTFEKMRLDLKEAQADQLRYEKSRKELIASISHDLKTPLTSIKGYVKGIQDGVANTPEKVERYIRTIDHKANDMDVLLDEFFLYSKLDLERIPFKFEDMDLYSFFNDFIDELRFDIQMDQGSANLFANEEESYIVKADREQIKRVVTNIVQNSFKYMDKESQHLQVRLKSDLDQVFVKIKDNGSGISKEDLPFIFTSFYRTDSSRNSETGGSGLGLSIAKKIVNGHGGTIWAHSQLGEGTSINFTLKKVLNCKES
- a CDS encoding DUF1772 domain-containing protein; protein product: MKNVLSNFTSVIVLIYAWLQIIFLGGFIIENILLYPNVFHDVPHSVEVTSEFLQVTSPGTYFPIIGMSVIGAGIVTLIFTWKLKNIRGWILGSLIVFILGNFIFSVIYAWPRNIILFEEGAAVHSTVYLQQVANEFITGNWVRVVTSVTTAILAFIGWMRFYRYKMTIGERSTEK